In a genomic window of Malassezia japonica chromosome 4, complete sequence:
- the SEC61 gene encoding translocon subunit (BUSCO:EOG092620E4; TransMembrane:10 (i33-55o75-100i120-139o145-167i174-195o247-265i285-310o361-382i416-434o440-458i); EggNog:ENOG503NWHW; COG:U) — translation MSGFRFLSLVRPFMSVLPEVTAPERKVPFQQRIMWTAIVLAIFLVSSQIPLYGIMSSDSSDPLYWMRVILASNRGTLMELGISPIVTSGMIIQLLASANLVQVDFSLKEDRALLGGAQKLFALIIALGQATVYVLTGMYGPPSELGAGVCLLLILQLVVASLVVLLLDELLTKGYGLGSGISLFIATNVCEQIVWKAFSPTTVNTGRGPEFEGAIVALFHLLFTWNNKTRALKEAFYRERLPNVSNLVATLAIFLIVIYLQGFRLEIPVKSNKFRGQRGTFPVKLFYTSNMPIMLLSALTSNFFIISQLLSTRFPSNLFVRVLGSWDAMEDSPQMHAVSGIAYYLSPPQGLYDVFRDPIHAVIYIAFTLTACALLSTVWIEVSGSGPREVAKQLKENGMVIAGYRDASMYKELKRVIPTAAMFGGAMIGALSVVADLSGALGSGTGILLAVTIIYSYFELGVKESQGISGGLADMIG, via the exons ATGAGCGGAT TCCGGTTTTTGTCGCTCGTGCGACCGTTTATGTCGGTGCTGCCCGAGGTCACGGCCCCGGAGCGCAAGG TGCCCTTCCAGCAGCGTATTATGTGGACCGCGATTGTGCTGGCCATTTTCCTTGTCTCGTCGCAGATTCCCCTGTACGGTATCATGTCGAGCGACAGCTCTGATCCTCTGTACTGGATGCGTGTGATTCTTGCGTCGAACCGTGGTACGCTGATGGAGCTGGGTATCTCGCCCATCGTCACGTCCGGCATGATCAtccagctgctcgcgaGTGCGAACCTTGTCCAGGTCGACTTTAGCCTGAAGGAggaccgtgcgctgcttggTGGTGCCCAGAAAC TCTTTGCCCTGATtatcgcgctcggccaggcgACCGTCTACGTGCTGACCGGCATGTACGGTCCTCCGAGCGAGCTCGGTGCTGGTGTCTGCCTGCTGCTTATCTTGCAGCTTGTCGTTGCGAGTCTGGtggtgctgctgctcgatgAGCTGCTTACGAAGGGCTACGGTCTCGGTTCGGGTATCTCGCTCTTTATCGCGACCAACGTCTGTGAGCAGATCGTCTGGAAGGCCTTTTCGCCGACCACGGTCAACACTGGCCGCGGCCCCGAGTTTGAGGGTGCGATCGTCGCGCTGTTCCATTTGCTCTTTACGTGGAACAACAAGACGCGTGCGCTCAAGGAGGCCTTCTACCGCGAGCGTCTCCCCAACGTGTCGAacctcgtcgcgacgctcgccatcTTCCTCATTGTGATCTACCTCCAGGGCTTCCGTCTCGAGATCCCGGTCAAGTCGAACAAGTTCCGCGGCCAGCGCGGCACCTTCCCGGTCAAGCTGTTCTACACGAGCAACATGCCCATCATGCTGCTCTCGGCGCTCACGTCCAACTTCTTTATCATCAGCCAGCTGCtctcgacgcgcttccCGAGCAACCTGTTCGTGCGTGTCTTGGGCTCGTGGGACGCGATGGAGGACAGCCCGCAGATGCACGCGGTCAGCGGTATCGCCTACTACCTCTCGCCGCCCCAGGGCCTCTACGACGTGTTCCGCGACCCGATCCACGCGGTGATCTACATTGCCTTTACGCtcaccgcctgcgccctCCTCTCCACGGTGTGGATCGAGGTATCGGGCAGTGGTCCCCGCGAGGTCGCCAAGCAGCTCAAGGAGAACGGCATGGTGATTGCGGGCTACCGCGACGCCAGCATGTACAAGGAGCTGAAGCGCGTCATCCCGACCGCCGCCATGTTCGGTGGTGCGATGATCGGTGCGCTCTCGGTCGTGGCGGACCTCTCGggtgcgctcggctcgggcaCCGGTATCCTGCTCGCGGTGACGATTATCTACTCCTActttgagctcggcgtgaaGGAGTCGCAGGGCATCTCGGGCGGCCTCGCCGATATGATCGGGTAA
- a CDS encoding uncharacterized protein (EggNog:ENOG503P917; COG:S) has translation MSPPPSPPPVPRSVPRHAPAEDTQAEALAAAAAQIVSAPPKRLTPQNVMQSALRHTARFDVPETPEMSPANNDVHHHPTAAAEAFMRRIFVDWNTPRAFQAEDAGIELICEGWTGAVAQKLASASSSHGKQREAPMEPRTRTLYVHMPRFVDRSALRDHLLRILDAASERLCAGRVVFCLERNLPDLSSLLRGLCYVGGQVTSLAGQPDAIVDARPIPALVLVSVAL, from the coding sequence ATGTCGCCCCCACCCTCTCCACCCCCGGTCCCTCGCTCCGTCCCCCGTCACGCGCCTGCGGAAGACAcccaggccgaggcgctcgccgcggctgcggcaCAGATCGTGTCTGCGCCCCCAAAACGTCTGACGCCTCAAAACGTTATGCAgtccgcgctgcgccacacGGCGCGCTTCGATGTGCCCGAGACACCCGAAATGAGTCCGGCGAACAACGACGTGCACCACCAccccaccgccgccgcagagGCATTCATGCGCCGCATCTTTGTCGACTGGAACACCCCGCGCGCGTTCCAGGCAGAAGACGCTGGCATCGAGCTTATCTGTGAAGGCTGGACCGGTGCTGTGGCCCAAAAGCTCGCttcggcgtcgtcgtcgcatGGCAAGCAGCGCGAAGCGCCGATGGAGCCGAGAACGCGTACGCTGTACGTGCACATGCCGCGCTTTGTCGACCGCTCCGCGCTCCGTGACCACCTGCTCcgcatcctcgacgcggcctccgagcgcctgtgcgccggccgcgtcgtTTTTTGTCTTGAGCGCAACCTCCCAGACCTCTCGTCTCTGCTACGTGGTCTCTGCTATGTAGGTGGCCAAGTCACCTCGCTGGCCGGCCAGCCGGACGCAatcgtcgacgcgcgcccaATCCCCGCCTTGGTCTTGGTCTCCGTGGCGTTGTAG
- the PXA2 gene encoding ATP-binding cassette long-chain fatty acid transporter pxa2 (EggNog:ENOG503NW82; COG:I; TransMembrane:4 (o39-56i114-133o153-178i351-370o)), with amino-acid sequence MAIQSRLRPMWESAKMKALERAINFAVFYSQNYTNIQRVLRVIYFTGLLGGMAMMFKPRKGKSGAQQEVAAARKGRRGGSDSKKPPRVAVDSVFFKRLGYLLKIIFPSWRCKEMGLLGGFTLALVFRTFLSLYVADLDGRIVASLVRGEKRSFFMNVLAWMAIAVPAVFTNSMITYLSSSLAVAYRVRLTDFIQHKYLQKLTFYKLSNLDDRVKNADQLITVDVQKFSRALATLYGNIALPVLDVMLYNFKLSTTVGAEMMMATTLIIRLTTILLQKLTPPFGQYAATEQQLEGEYRFSHARLIENSEEVAFYRGQELEKHLIDRSYFSLIKHVNRVFHVRIGHGMMEEGVVKWLWGAIGLVICSAPVFFKVPGITMGGGGGSDMGSRTELFVTNRRLLLSSSDAMGRIMYSYKELSELAGYTARLMELIEVMEEVEQGKAKKRTVTSSNDEEKQQKENIFSRRGEISEGSEEVIFDQVPIVSPNGDVLLDKLSFHIHPGQHLLIIGPNGCGKSSMFRILGGLWPVYGGKVIKPSNSDFTYIPQRPYLSLGTLRDQIIYPDTIEEMHAKGVTDDDLMNILQVVQIQSIVEREGGWDVKREWRDALSGGDKQRIAMARLFYHKPKYAILDECTSAVTLDIERIMYEHATDLGITMLTVSHRPSLWKYHSHVLQYDGQGGYVFTELDAEKRLVLQEEKQQLEQKLLLLPKWQERREELRAILANRPKGNHPKETPKEAPKAETPKAETPKVEAPKVEAPKVEAPKVEAPKVEAPKVEAPKAAAPKEAPQPAAAPRKKDTSKKSKPKAPDAPADAPADAFGSNNGSGPAPPIDFAALSSSKPSK; translated from the coding sequence ATGGCGATTCAGTCTCGACTGCGCCCCATGTGGGAGTCGGCAAAGATGAAGGCGCTTGAGCGTGCCATCAACTTTGCCGTCTTCTACTCCCAAAACTACACAAACAtccagcgcgtgctgcgtgtGATTTACTTTACCGGACTCTTGGGTGGTATGGCTATGATGTTCAAGCCACGCAAGGGCAAGTCGGGAGCGCAGCAGGAAgttgcggcggcgcgcaagggCCGCAGGGGTGGCAGCGACAGCAAGAAGCCGCCGCGCGTTGCGGTCGACAGTGTTTTCTtcaagcgcctcggctaTCTGCTGAAGATCATCTTCCCGTCATGGCGCTGCAAGGAGATGGGCCTGCTGGGCGGTTTCAccctggcgctcgtcttCCGTACGTTCTTGTCACTGTACGttgccgacctcgacgGTCGCATCGTCGCCTCGCTGGTGCGCGGTGAGAAGCGCTCGTTCTTTATGAATGTGCTCGCGTGGATGGCCATTGCGGTTCCGGCCGTGTTCACCAACAGTATGATCACGTACCTGAGCTCGTCGCTGGCCGTCGCGTACCGCGTGCGCCTCACCGACTTTATCCAGCACAAGTACCTCCAGAAGCTCACCTTCTACAAGCTGAGTAACCTGGACGACCGTGTGAAGAACGCCGACCAGCTCATCACGGTCGACGTGCAGAAGTTCAGCCGTGCGCTTGCCACGCTCTACGGTAACATTGCTCTGcccgtgctcgacgtgaTGCTGTACAACTTCAAGCTCAGTACCacggtcggcgccgagatGATGATGGCCACGACGCTCATCATCCGTCTCACGACGATCCTCCTGCAGAAGCTCACCCCGCCGTTCGGCCAGTATGCTGCGaccgagcagcagctcgagggtGAGTACCGCTTCAgccacgcgcgcctcaTCGAGAACTCGGAGGAGGTCGCCTTCTACCGTggccaggagctcgagaagcATCTCATCGACCGCTCCTACTTTTCCCTCATTAAGCACGTGAACCGCGTGTTCCACGTCCGCATCGGTCACGGTATGATGGAGGAGGGTGTCGTGAAGTGGCTGTGGGGTGCCATTGGTCTCGTCATTTGCTCGGCCCCTGTCTTCTTCAAGGTGCCGGGCATCAcgatgggcggcggcggcggtagCGACATGggctcgcgcaccgagctctTCGTTACCAACCGTCGTCTGCTCCTGTCGTCTTCGGACGCCATGGGCCGCATCATGTACAGTTACAAGGAGCTCTCGGAGCTTGCTGGCTACACGGCGCGTCTCATGGAGCTGATCGAGGTGATGGAAGAGGTCGAGCAGggcaaggccaagaagcgcaCCGTCACTTCATCGAACGACGAGGAGAAGCAGCAGAAGGAGAACATCTTCTCGCGCCGTGGTGAGATCTCGGAGGGCTCCGAGGAGGTCATCTTTGATCAGGTCCCGATTGTCAGCCCCaacggcgacgtgctcctcgacaaGCTCTCGTTCCACATTCACCCGGGCCAGCATCTCCTGATCATCGGCCCGAACGGCTGTGGTAAGAGCAGCATGTTCCGTATCCTCGGTGGTCTCTGGCCGGTGTACGGCGGCAAGGTCATCAAGCCTTCCAATTCTGACTTTACCTACATTCCTCAGCGTCCTTACCTCTCGCTGGGTACGCTGCGTGACCAGATCATCTACCCCGATACGATCGAGGAGATGCACGCCAAGGGCGTCACGGACGACGACCTGATGAACATCCTCCAGGTCGTCCAGATCCAGAGCATTGTCGAGCGTGAGGGCGGCTGGGACGTGAAGCGCGAGTGGCGTGACGCTCTCTCGGGCGGTGACAAGCAGCGCATTGCTATGGCCCGCCTGTTCTACCACAAGCCCAAGTACGCTATCCTGGACGAGTGCACTAGCGCGGTGACGCTCGACATTGAACGTATCATGTACGAGCACGCGACGGACCTGGGCATCACCATGCTTACTGTCTCGCACCGCCCGTCGCTCTGGAAGTACCACTCGCACGTGCTCCAGTACGACGGCCAGGGCGGCTACGTCTTcacggagctcgacgcggagaAGCGTCTCGTCCTCCAGGAAGAgaagcagcagctcgagcagaaGCTCCTGCTTCTGCCCAAGtggcaggagcgccgcgaggagctccGCGCTATCCTCGCCAACCGCCCCAAGGGCAACCACCCTAAGGAGACTCCTAAGGAGGCACCCAAGGCCGAGACCCCCAAGGCCGAGACCCCCAAGGTCGAGGCCCCCAAGGTCGAGGCCCCCAAGGTCGAGGCCCCCAAGGTCGAGGCTCCCAAGGTCGAGGCCCCCAAGGTCGAGGCTCCCAAGGCCGCGGCTCCCAAGGAGGCCCCGCAgccggccgctgcgccgcgcaagaaGGACACCTCGAAGAAGTCCAAGCCCAAGGCCcccgacgcgcctgcggACGCGCCTGCGGACGCCTTTGGCTCGAACAACGGCTCTGGCCCTGCCCCTCCGATCGACTTTGCGGCCCTGAGCAGCTCGAAGCCGTCCAAGTAA
- the ATP16 gene encoding delta subunit of the central stalk of mitochondrial F1F0 ATP synthase, atp16 (EggNog:ENOG503P4C9; BUSCO:EOG092657H8; COG:C): protein MVFALASRSLRSTGFRPALSNLAGARRGYAEAVSDKLKLSFVVPHKVNVSAVSGDLGILASHVPSIESLRPGLLEVIESSGTSKRFFVSSGFATIHPDNSLTVNAVEAFTLDSFSPDAVRQGLTEAQRVASGSGSPEEKAEAEIEVEVYSAIQSALSQN from the exons ATGGTGTTTGCTCTGGcttcgcgctcgctccGCTCCACGGGCTTCCGCCCTGCTCTTTCTAACCTGGCTGGTGCCCGCCGTGGCTACGCCGAGGCTGTCAGCGACAAGCTGAAGCTCAGCTTTGTTGTCCCCCACAAG GTCAACGTTTCGGCTGTCAGCGGTGACCTCGGTATCCTCGCTTCGCACGTTCCCAGCATCGAGTCCCTCCGGCCTGGTCTGCTCGAGGTGATcgagtcgagcggcacgagcaAGCGCTTCTTCG TCTCGAGCGGCTTCGCCACGATCCACCCTGACAACAGCCTCACCGTTAACGCCGTTGAGGCCTTCACTCTTGACTCGTTCTCCCCCGACGCGGTCCGCCAGGGCctcaccgaggcgcagcgcgtcgccagcggcagcggctcTCCTGAGGagaaggccgaggccgagatcGAGGTGGAAGTCTACTCTGCCATCCAGTCTGCTCTCTCGCAGAACTAA
- the atg6 gene encoding Vacuolar protein sorting-associated protein atg6 (BUSCO:EOG09265E6R; EggNog:ENOG503NUUK; COG:T; BUSCO:EOG09262FJB): MGFNCQRCAQPLLLDASLEECDDDKVKEVKEVVRQAFPTPGPSTAPTDPAQRLDALGVKRSVREALLAQIRAKSKETKEKEKEEDAQSVQYARLFRVLAALPGLDETKPIQHPLCDTCTQQLLECMATEISDVRQERDTLQLLERELTRLAFVEGDMEMSADDKARWQREQNAVLREIEEMEAEKRRLEKEIAECDHDEAKLQRELRATKEEEDALEKDENAFWKEYNEQMAELEQIESQTALITTQLENDKAILAQLEKTNAYTDVFSITEDARGMPSINGLRLGRLGSGSHAHEQVEWPEINAAWGQTALLLTVLARKLDCTFTKYAVHPRGSYSTVERLEPDKAVYELYGTSDWQIGRLLHSRRFDYAMSGILHCVEELCERAVQHDASLDLPHKIHKDTIGDASIRLQFNQPDTWTRANRYLLFTGHPGQDHSRDPCPWVILNDFGGAFAMGCIGGTIWHGIKGARNSPRGERFLGSVSAIKARAPVLGGNFGVWGGLFTSFDCTVKSVRQKEDPWNAIIAGFFTGSTLAIRGGPRTAAGAGVMCGILLGVFEAFARRKQQAGTCVPDAPVAPTTSSS, from the exons ATGGGCTTTAATTGTCAGCGGTGTGCGCAGCCGCTCTTGCTCGATGCGAGCCTAGAAGAATGCGACGATGATAAGGTGAAAGAGGTGAAGGAGGTGGTCCGGCAGGCGTTTCCCACACCGGGCCCCtccaccgcgccgaccgaccCCGCACAGCGCCTGGACGCGCTGGGGGTCAAGCGCAGCGTacgcgaggcgcttctCGCGCAGATCCGTGCCAAGAGCAAAGAGACCAAGGAAAAAGAGAAGGAGGAGGATGCTCAGTCCGTGCAGTACGCGCGGCTCTTTCGggtcctcgcggcgctcccgGGCCTCGATGAAACCAAGCCAATCCAGCACCCGCTCTGCGATACCTGTAcgcagcagctgctcgagtgcATGGCGACTGAGATCAGCGATGTGCGGCAAGAACGTGATACCCTAcagctcctggagcgcgagctgacCCGCCTCGCCTTTGTCGAGGGCGATATGGAAATGTCGGCGGACGACAAGGCGCGGtggcagcgcgagcagaatgccgtgctgcgcgagattGAAGAG ATGGAAGCAGAAAAGCGGCGGCTCGAAAAGGAGATTGCGGAATGCGATCACGACGAGGCCAagctccagcgcgagctccggGCCACgaaggaggaggaagacGCGCTGGAGAAGGACGAGAATGCGTTTTGGAAAGAGTACAATGAGCAGatggccgagctcgagcagatcgAGTCGCAGACGGCACTCATCACGACCCAGCTCGAGAACGACAAGGCaatcctcgcgcagcttgagAAGACGAACGCCTACACGGACGTATTCTCGATCACAGAAGACGCACGGGGCATGCCGTCAATCaacggcctgcgcctcggccgtctGGGGTCGGGCAGCCACGCAcacgagcaggtcgagtGGCCCGAGATCAATGCGGCGTGGGGCCAGACGGCGCTCCTTCTCACGGTCCTCGCACGCAAGCTCGACTGTACTTTTACCAAGTACGCAGTCCACCCGCGGGGCTCGTACAGCACGGTGGAACGCCTCGAGCCCGACAAGGCCGTCTACGAACTCTATGGGACGAGCGACTGGCAGATTGGACGCCTGCTTCACTCGCGGCGATTCGACTATGCCATGTCGGGCATTCTGCACTGCGTAGAAGAGCTCTGTGAAAGGGCAGTGCagcacgacgcgtcgctggACCTTCCCCACAA AATCCATAAAGACACCATTGGCGACGCCAGCATCCGACTCCAGTTCAACCAGCCAGACACATGGACGCGCGCGAATCGATACCTCTTATTTAC TGGCCACCCTGGCCAAGACCATTCGCGTGACCCGTGCCCATGGGTGATCTTGAATGACTTCGGTGGCGCTTTTGCCATGGGCTGCATTGGTGGCACAATTTGGCACGGTATTAAGGGTGCCCGCAACTCGCCGCGTGGCGAGCGCTTTTTGGGCTCCGTGTCGGCCATCAAGGCCCGCGCGCCTGTCCTGGGTGGTAACTTTGGTGTGTGGGGTGGTCTCTTCACCTCGTTCGACTGCACTGTCAAGTCGGTCCGCCAGAAGGAAGACCCCTGGAACGCGATCATTGCCGGCTTCTTCACCGGCTCGACCCTGGCCATCCGTGGTGGTCCCAGGACTGCCGCGGGTGCGGGTGTGATGTGCGGTATCCTTCTGGGTGTCTTTGAGG CGTTTGCTCGCCGAAAACAACAAGCCGGTACGTGTGT TCCGGATGCGCCGGTGGCCCcgacgacctcgtcgtcctAA